CGCCTAAAGCTTCAATCTTTTTCTCCCTACTGTACTCTCCATAGTAACAAAAAGGGCTTAAGGAGCAGCAGCCGTCCTTCAAGCCCTCTCGCCCCGGATCCGCCTCGCGAGCTGGATGTCCTTGGGCATGATGGTGACCCGCTTCGCGTGGATGGCGCACAGGTTGGTGTCCTCAAAAAGCCCCACCAGGTAGGCCTCCGCCGCCTCCTGCAGTGCCGAGACGGCGCTGCTTTGGAACCGGAGGTCCGTCTTGAAGTCCTGCGCGATCTCCCGCACCAGCCGCTGGAACGGCAGCTTCCGGATCAGCAGCTCCGTGCTCTTCTGGTACTTGCGTATCTCCCGCAGCGCCACCGTCCCGGGCCTGAAGCGATGCGGCTTCTTGACCCCGCCGGTCGCCGGGGCCGACTTCCGCGCCGCCTTGGTGGCGAGTTGCTTCCTCGGGGCCTTGCCGCCGGTGGACTTCCGCGCCGTCTGCTTGGTTCTCGCCATTTCTCCGGAGCTTCTGCTGCTATAGAGAGAGAAGTGTAATTCGATGAGGAATTGGAGAGCTGAGATTGAAGAGATTGCACTGATTTTGGAGGGTTTCGTGGAGGATTTTATAGGACAGGAACAGAGGTTTGAAATTTTCGGGGGGTCCGATGAAAATTTCAGTGGATTTGGCGGGCGGCGTTTGGGAATTAAATGGCGGCCGTTGATTGAGGGACCAAATGGACGGAGCGTGTTTCGGGTCAGGCGAAGCACGCGGATTGCCACGCTGGCACGGCCCTGacctgctcttttttttttttttttttttgtgttggttAGCCCGTTATGTTTAATTGCTTTATTCTTTATGTGCTTATCGATTAACGATGACTTCGCTAGTGATTAACCTATGCATTTGGCATAACAATGACAGCTGTAATTaccaaaatcaaaaattttctcGACTTAAAATTTACTTTCACATTAATTATCTCTTAATGAGATCTACCAAAACTAATTcccttttgaattaaatttgttGGCAtacaatttccaagcatttttATTGAGTAAAGTTAAACttgttaaatgggtgggtctGGTTAAGTCTAGTTTGGATTGGATCATAAATTGTTAGACCCAAATTGACCTATTAATCCATTTATAACCCTGgacaaaaaaaatccatttataacccatttatccATGTAAATTTTTTAGCCATACCCAACCcgacttatattattaaaacactttcatatttaaatcaatttaagaaattattcttatgattttttaaagattatattgttaaaatacttCTAAATCTAGGATAGCTTATTTCTTttgatcttaaaaaaaaaaatgtattgttAAAACACTTTCATTCAGTATAAATTcagtggacaaattttataattttttttttaaaattgaggctttgttttttaaattttttaggggatcattttctaggaaaataacattttttttttttgtgtttatctaaaatttgaaaataaactgaaaagtatttttcattgtttggtatgaaaaatctaatttgattttcctttgtgtattccttttaattttttattaattttattttgaaaatatcaatcttttaattattttcatttttaaaaattgaatttttatttatattttcttttctattttctttttccttgttcgttagttggtcgccggccatggtgaCAGCCAATGAGCTCGAGCTCATCCAATTTCGACGAGCTAGATcgcaagctcaagctcgcccaagGTTagtgagcttgaggctcgctaGACTGGTGAGCTCAAGCTTCGTAGGCCTCCTATATGCTCATCCCTCACCTAGTCAGTCGTCATCATCGCTATGGTTGGCCACTGGCCAAGGAAGATgtagagaggaaaaagaaacaataaaagggggggggggggattttttattttttaaaattattttggaagGATGAAGAGGGAGAGATAGTATGGGTGAGCTTAgtgggttgaaaatgggttatAAACTCAACCCATTtacaacaaatttattttagcttttaaaattttaaacctttttaaggTAGGTTCTTCAAAATTGAGTGActaatttatgttttaaatgGGTCCTATATGAGTTTAAGACCTATCTTGACTGGTCTAAGTAAAGTCAAATAATTTCACATGACCGAGGAAATATTGATCATAGTATTATTAATTATCACATGAATATATGGCTTGGCAATACACAATAgctttcaataatattttcccaccaaaatttaattaattgaaagttTCTTATTTGAATAGATAAACATTGTGTGCCATACATTAGGCCAGTTTCGTGACCGAACAATGAACATACCATGTTTACCTCTAATTAAGGTATCTCATGTCTCGAGCAAAAAGTAAGTCTCAATTCAAAACAACAATCAATTTTGACCTTTCGTGACTATCGTGAAGAGAGTAGGACATCTCTCAACTAATTCATACAACTGATGGCTGATCTCGTGTTCGGACATCTTCCATATAAAATTCCTCTTATGATTAGGGTTTCTAACACAAATTCTCTAGTACCATACCCCCGATTCAATCATCTCTTCCATCTTGTATCCATAATGCTTCTCCCGGTGTTGCGAAGCTTACTCCCATGCCTTCATGGATCAAAATTAAGTCGGATCACGCATTAAACTATTATAGTAGCATGTTATGAAGAACCGAGAATAAAAAGGCAGAATTTTTAGGAGTAATAATAACACATATACACACGCACAACAATTAGTCACAAAAACCTTCTCATATCTTCTGAATTCCTCCGTCTTTCATTGGCAGTGTAAGTTGACTAATAATTATGTATAACAGCAGATTAGAACTATTCAAGGCATGCAATGCAAAGCCCTTTCGTTCCCTCACCTAAGCATCATATatacatattttcttcattatttgcTATTACAAATTCGGTTTTCCAACTATAGCCTTGAAATATGGCTTGCTTCTGTTTCTAGCCCTAGCTAAATATAGAAGCAAACCGAGCTGCGGCCCATGAAATAAAAGCTCCCGTCAATTCCTACAAGCTAGGCCTCGGCTCAAGGCCATCGAGCCATGGGTGGACTGGTCTGAGTGTTGGACCCCGCCGGTAGAGCTCAAACAATGTACCAACGGTATCGTTCTCTCCCTCCCCAATGGAGAGACCAATTTAGGGGCCTGAGTTTTGCCGAGCCATCGTTGTCTCATTACTCCCGCGTACTGCCTTGATGTTAGGCACTTCTATTTATACCCTTGATTTCGTATATCTTTTAGGattgtcatttttcttccttgattaaTTCtgattgattgtaattgatatttTAGTATATTTCTACTTTAGATAATCATCTACAATAACTTATGAATAGATCTGTGTACTCTTCAATATGAAGTATTGAAATATgcataaatttcataattttattttccgcaTTATTCTCATCTTGATATCAAAGTCATTATTATCTAAGGAAGCACATATAGAGTCCAGTTCACAGAGATCTTTACGATGTTAACCGCATCAACCACGTCGCTCATGttagcttttttgtttttgttccaagatctttccattatttattttggaaaatggacACCGCCATCAGACTCCACACGCGCTGCCATGCACCAACACGTCTCATTGGTTATTTTGCAAATCCAATATCACCACCAGATTCACTGTCCTCTGATGAGTCGAACCACCCAAACGCTTTTTTGAAACTCCGCCGCATGTGCTCTCATGTGTCGCGAGAAATTTCTACGTGCGATATCTACGCACCCATGTGCAAAACAAATGATAGACGCTCCAGGTGCGATTGCCGACATCATCTTGCCACGTCATTGTTGACCATGGACCATGACTAGTATTGATTGTTAGCCGTTGTTGATCGTTGACCAAAAGTTGATTGGTCATTTCTTAAGGCATTTCGATGCCCTGAATTTATTTTTAGTGTTATTTTCTCCATATTAGTGTTAGGATACACATGTAAGAGAGTTATGTTAAAGAAATCCCGCATCAAAGATTTAATATGGTATAAAGCAGTTAATATATCTTAGTTAACCCACAACTCATTAaattaagcttttgagtgaatgtgGGTCTAATTAGATTTGTCAACGGGTTTGGATTTGGGCTTTCCCTTAGTAATCTTTTTGTGTGAAGATATTGAACTTTTGCTGCGTGTTCCCAATAAGTGGCGTTAGAGCCCATATTGTGGTTTTTGGGTAGGTGGGCATTTAGGTGTAATAACGAGAGCTTGTAGAAAGTTGATGTAGAAGGATGCCTGAATTAAGAGTGAGTTGGCCTAACAATGAGCTCACACGTAAGGAGGAGATTATTAGGATGCACGTGTAAGTGAATTATGCTAGAGAAATCCCATATCGAATAATTGATGTGGTGTATAgtagttaatattttttaattgacccattattctttaatttaaacttttgagtgaaggtATGTTTAACTGGATATATTAACGAGCTTGAACTTGGGCTTTCCTTAGCGATCTTTTCAGGTGAAGATATTAGACTTCTGCTATGCGCTCCCAACAATTAGCACTCCAAATATTGGTTTATTAGTATTCCTTATGACTTGTATGGTAGTGTTCATCGTTACAATCTTCTTTGAGTCTTGGGTAGTGCTGGTTTTGTGCCTCTTCATCCAACCGAATGCACAAAGTTAGAACCTCATGTTCGTCTATGTTGCTTCCTTACGTATGACATTAAGTACAAAGGGTATAGATGTTGGGATCCTGACCCTAACTATTTCTAGGTGTCTTGTCATGTCACATTTTGGGAACACAAGACATTATCATATTTTCATCCTTTCGAACGTTCTCCTACGATTTGCATTTTCACCAATCCTTTAGTGTATTTATTCACTAAAAATGGTATAGTTAACTCTACTTTTGAATCTCCATCTTTGGAGTTGTCTTCTTTTAAACTTGATGCAATTACCTCTGATGATACTGCTTCGATAGCTCCTAAAATGTTTGCATCACATGTGGATTCTCCACCCTTGGTCATTCCCTCTTCTCCTATTCATTGTTCCACCCGCATAAGTCATTCTTATGTACAACTTCgtaatttccatttttaataTACTATTGCTTCTTTTCACGAACCTTGCACATAGAAAGGAATTAGTACTAATTCTTGGCAACAAGCAACGACAAATGAGATGCATGCTCGGGACAGATCTCATGATTGGGATTTAGTTGATTTGCCTCATGGTAAATCTATTATAGGCTGTAAATTGgtgtaaaatattaaaatgaagGCATATGGCACCATGGATCGCTACAAGCTAAGCTTAACTAATAGCGAGAGGCTTTACTCAAGAATACAAAATTGACTATGAAGAGATTATTACTCCTGTTGCACACCATACTTTTGTTTGCGATCTTCTTGCCGTTGTTGTGGTTAAGTGTTGGTTTTTATTGTAGACAGAGGTAGAAAATCCATTCCTAACTCACTGAGGAAGTTTGTATGGTGCCTTCCCTCGAATACACTCATCCTCCCGGCCAAGCGTGTCAATTACGTCGAGCATTATATAGCCTGAAACAAGCTTCTCGTGCGTGGTATTCCAAATTAAGCTTAAGCATGGAATCTCTACTCTAGTCCTTATGACCATGCTCCTACATTCAACACACATCTTTTGGATTTATTATGTTGCTCTTGTATGTGGACGACATGATTATTACTAGAGATGATCGTATTACATTTCAAAACTCTCACAATTTCCTAGTTAACAATTTAAATGAAAGATCTTGGGTGATTCAACTACTTTTTTGGCTTGGAGATTACTTCAAATCCCTctagttattatttttttgaatgaaaTGCACCACTGATCTTATTTCTTGAGTATGGCTCATTGACAATAACATTGCTCTCCCTCTTATGAGATCAATGCCGAATTTGATGCTAAAAATAGGACTCCTCTTTTGAACCTTACAATCTATCAACAGTTGGTGGATGGATACTCTTATATCTCTCACTAGTACTCATCTCTACATTCCGTATGTtgttcatttgtcaattagttCATGATAGAGCCATGAACGACCCATTTTTCTATAGTCCTTCGGATTCTTCATCATAACAGGGGTAAtttatttcatgattttcactttttcacTCATTCATTCTACCTTAACGATGACAACTTATTTTGATGTTGATTGGCTGGTGACTCCCAAGATTATTGCTCCACTACGGGCTAT
This region of Eucalyptus grandis isolate ANBG69807.140 chromosome 8, ASM1654582v1, whole genome shotgun sequence genomic DNA includes:
- the LOC104415857 gene encoding histone H3.2 produces the protein MARTKQTARKSTGGKAPRKQLATKAARKSAPATGGVKKPHRFRPGTVALREIRKYQKSTELLIRKLPFQRLVREIAQDFKTDLRFQSSAVSALQEAAEAYLVGLFEDTNLCAIHAKRVTIMPKDIQLARRIRGERA